GCCGCCCCCGCGCTCCCCGCCGAGGTGCGCGAACCCCTGCTCCGTTTCGCCGGGCACGCCGAGGAGACCGGCACCGAGGCCCTCGCCGCCGCCTACGTGGCCACCTTCGACCACCGCAGACGCTGCTGCCCCTACCTCACCTACTACGCCCACGGCGACACCCGCAAAAGGGGCGTCGCCCTGCTCCGGCTCAAACAGACCTACGCCAAGGGAGGCCTGCGGCTCACCGACGACGAACTGCCCGACCACCTCGCCGTCGTCCTGGAGTTCGCCGCGATCGACCCGCCGGCCGGTCTGCTTCTGCTCACCGGACACCGGGCGGGCCTGGAGCTGCTGCGCCTCGCCCTGCGGGAGGAGAACTCCCCGTGGGCCGCCCTGCTGGATTCCGTCTCCGCGACCCTGCCCCCGCTCGCCGGGGACCAGCACGAGGCGGTCGCCCGGCTCGCCGCCGAGGGCCCGCCCGGCGAGGAGGTCGGCCTCGATCCCTACGCGCCCCCGCGGTACACGCCCGCCCCGCCGGCAGGAGGCCCCCGATGACCGCACACGGCCGAGCCGTCACCCTGGCCGCGGAGTCCGGCACCGGCGGCATCCTGCTCTGGGTGGTGCTGCCGTACCTCAGTCTCGCGGCGTTCGTCCTCGGCCACGTCTGGCGGTACCGCTACGACAAGTTCGGCTGGACCACCCGCTCCTCCCAGCTCTACGAACGTCGCCTGCTGCGCGTCGGCAGCCCGCTGTTCCACTTCGGCATCCTCGTCGTGGCGCTGGGCCACGTCGGGGGACTGGTCGTCCCGGAGAGCTGGACCGAGGCGGCCGGCGTCAGCGAGCACACCTACCACGTCCTCGCCGTCGTCCTCGGCACCGTCGCCGGCGTCTGCACCCTCGGCGGGCTGGCCGTCCTGATCTACCGCCGGCGCACCGTCGGCCCGGTCTTCTCGGCCACCACCCGCAACGACAAGGCG
The Streptomyces fungicidicus DNA segment above includes these coding regions:
- the narJ gene encoding nitrate reductase molybdenum cofactor assembly chaperone, coding for MRNRLRLKSAPRVQPWHPHAWQLQSLLLGYPDERQAGHLALARGAAPALPAEVREPLLRFAGHAEETGTEALAAAYVATFDHRRRCCPYLTYYAHGDTRKRGVALLRLKQTYAKGGLRLTDDELPDHLAVVLEFAAIDPPAGLLLLTGHRAGLELLRLALREENSPWAALLDSVSATLPPLAGDQHEAVARLAAEGPPGEEVGLDPYAPPRYTPAPPAGGPR
- the narI gene encoding respiratory nitrate reductase subunit gamma; the protein is MTAHGRAVTLAAESGTGGILLWVVLPYLSLAAFVLGHVWRYRYDKFGWTTRSSQLYERRLLRVGSPLFHFGILVVALGHVGGLVVPESWTEAAGVSEHTYHVLAVVLGTVAGVCTLGGLAVLIYRRRTVGPVFSATTRNDKAMYLFLTVTIGLGLAATVAANIVGGGYNYRETVSPWFRSIFFLGPDPDLMTGAPVLFRLHALSALLLFAVWPFTRLVHMLTAPLGYLTRPYIVYRSRDARLGTRPPRRGWERTG